A portion of the Rhinolophus sinicus isolate RSC01 linkage group LG03, ASM3656204v1, whole genome shotgun sequence genome contains these proteins:
- the SLC28A2 gene encoding sodium/nucleoside cotransporter 2, translating to MKKTNEREATDLSTVETGVKTTGLELTEGGENPERTRRTEEQRQGLGDGLRPSTHQRRSLQPFTRARSFCKTHACLFKKILLGLLCLAYAAYVLAACILDFQRALALFVLTCLVLLVPIHHFLKSFFGKKLTRCLKPFQNFCLKVWMKWVFAGVFLIGLILWLALDTAQRPEQLIPFAGVCMFVLILFACSKHHRAVSWRAVFWGLCLQFVFGILVIRTDPGFNAFQWLGDQVQIFLNYTVAGSSFLFGDTLVNNIFAFQALPVIVYFGCVMSILYYLGLVQWVVQKIAWFLQTTMGTTATETLAVAGNIFVGMTEAPLLIRPYLADMTLSEIHAVMTGGFATISGTVMGAFISFGIDPSSLISASVMAAPSALALSKLVYPEVEESKFKNKEGVKLPRGKEKNVLEAASNGATDAIGLVANVAANLIGFLAVLAFINAALSWLGELVDIQGLTFQLICSYVLRPVVFMMGVDWADCPMVAEMVGIKFFINEFVAYQQLSQYKDKRLSGVEEWIGGEKQWISARAETITTFSLCGFANLSSIGITLGGLTSMVPHRKSDLSKIVISALFTGACVSLISACVAGILYVPRGAETDCVSFLNTSFTNRTYETYVCCRSLFQSTSLNGTNPPSFSGPWEDKEFSAALALANCCELYTNAVCA from the exons atgaagaaaacaaatgaaagagaggCCACTGATCTGTCCACAGTGGAGACTGGTGTAAAGACCACGGGGCTGGAGCTCACG gaaggaggagaaaatcCTGAGAGAACCAGAAGGACTGAAGAGCAAAGACAAGGCCTTGGGGACGGGCTTAGGCCTTCCACTCACCAGAG GAGGAGCCTACAGCCTTTCACCAGGGCAAGAAGTTTCTGCAAAACACATGCCTGCTTGTTCAAGAAGATCCTGCTGGGCCTGTTGTGTTTGG CTTATGCTGCCTACGTCTTAGCAGCTTGCATCTTGGATTTCCAGAGGGCACTGGCCTTGTTCGTCCTCACCTGTTTGGTGCTCTTGGTCCCAATTCACCACTTTCTAAAAAGTTTCTTTGGTAAAAAGTTAACAAGATGTCTGAAGCCCTTTCAAAACTTCTGCCTAAAGGTTTGGATGAAATG GGTGTTCGCAGGAGTCTTCTTGATTGGCCTTATCCTATGGTTGGCTCTAGACACAGCCCAAAGGCCTGAGCAGTTGATCCCCTTTGCAGGAGTCTGCATGTTCGTCCTCATCCTCTTTGCCTGCTCCAAACACCACCGAGCA GTGTCCTGGAGGGCAGTGTTTTGGGGTCTGTGTCTTCAGTTTGTCTTTGGGATCTTGGTCATCAGAACTGATCCTGGATTTAATGCATTTCAATGGCTGGGAGACCAGGTTCAG attttcctgAATTACACTGTGGCTGGCTCCAGTTTTCTGTTTGGAGACACGCTGGTCAACAATATCTTTGCTTTTCAG GCCTTACCGGTCATCGTTTACTTTGGATGTGTGATGTCTATTCTTTACTATCTGGGCCTTGTGCAGTGGGTCGTGCAGAAG ATTGCTTGGTTTTTGCAAACCACCATGGGCACCACAGCCACAGAGACCCTGGCTGTGGCAGGAAACATCTTTGTGGGTATG ACAGAGGCACCTCTGCTCATCCGTCCATACCTCGCAGACATGACGCTCTCTGAAATCCATGCAGTGATGACTGGAGGATTTGCCACCATTTCGGGCACTGTGATGGGAGCCTTCATATCTTTCGGG ATTGACCCATCATCCTTGATTTCTGCCTCTGTGATGGCTGCTCCTTCTGCTCTTGCCTTGTCAAAGCTGGTATATCCAGAAGTGGAGGAATCCAAGTTTAAGAATAAGGAGGGGGTAAAATTGCCCCGTGG GAAGGAGAAGAATGTTCTGGAAGCTGCCAGCAATGGAGCCACAGATGCTATAGGCCTTGTTGCTAATGTAGCAGCCAACCTGATTGGCTTTTTGGCTGTGTTAGCCTTCATCAATGCTGCCCTCTCCTGGCTAGGGGAGTTGGTAGACATACAAGGGCTCACTTTCCAG TTGATCTGCTCCTATGTCCTAAGGCCTGTGGTTTTCATGATGGGTGTAGATTGGGCAGACTGTCCGATGGTGGCTGAGATGGTGGGGATCAAGTTCTTCATAAATGAGTTTGTGGCCTATCAGCAACTGTCTCAATACAAGGACAAACGTCTCTCTGGAGTAGAAGAGTGGATCGGCGGTGAGAAACAATGGATTTCT GCAAGAGCTGAAACCATTACAACATTTTCACTTTGTGGATTTGCCAATCTTAGTTCCATAGGAATCACACTGGGAGGCTTGA CCTCAATGGTTCCCCACCGGAAGAGTGATTTATCCAAGATTGTGATCAGTGCCCTCTTCACAGGGGCCTGTGTATCCCTCATCAGTGCCTGCGTGGCAG GAATCCTCTATGTCCCCAGGGGAGCCGAAACTGACTGTGTCTCCTTCCTAAATACAAGTTTCACCAATAGAACCTATGAGACCTATGTGTGTTGCAGAAGTCTCTTTCAGAG TACTTCTCTGAATGGCACCAACCCTCCTTCTTTTTCTGGTCCGTGGGAAGACAAAGAGTTTAGTGCTGCATTAGCCCTTGCTAACTGCTGTGAACTCTATACCAATGCCGTGTGTGCCTAA